Proteins encoded within one genomic window of Peptococcaceae bacterium:
- a CDS encoding ANTAR domain-containing protein produces the protein MVTVMVCCSDTKRRNRITSLLQSMGLTVVAEASDAHQALRLVRSSQPRLVVFDIERYDYSEMDTASLIAREKLAPVILVTVPHQQNVIDAIKEEYVMSYVVKPLNKWALESAVNTALANFNKMEQKESEIKKLKESLETRKLVERAKHIIMRDLKLSEAEAFRRLQKQSMDKGIPMKELAQAILLNEELKK, from the coding sequence ATGGTCACGGTAATGGTTTGTTGTTCAGATACAAAACGCCGCAACAGGATTACCTCCCTTTTGCAGTCCATGGGCCTAACGGTTGTAGCGGAAGCATCCGACGCCCATCAGGCCTTGCGGTTGGTCCGTTCCTCCCAGCCTCGCCTCGTCGTGTTTGATATTGAAAGGTACGATTACTCCGAGATGGACACCGCCTCCCTTATCGCCAGGGAAAAGCTGGCCCCCGTGATACTGGTCACCGTTCCCCACCAGCAGAATGTGATTGACGCTATTAAAGAGGAATACGTCATGTCCTACGTGGTAAAACCGCTCAACAAGTGGGCGTTGGAATCCGCCGTTAATACCGCCCTGGCCAACTTTAACAAGATGGAACAAAAAGAATCCGAAATCAAAAAACTCAAAGAATCACTGGAAACGCGCAAACTCGTGGAGCGTGCAAAACACATCATCATGCGCGACCTTAAACTCTCTGAAGCCGAAGCGTTCCGGCGCCTTCAAAAACAGAGCATGGACAAGGGAATACCCATGAAAGAACTGGCCCAGGCCATTCTTCTGAACGAGGAACTCAAAAAGTAG